One Coccinella septempunctata chromosome 8, icCocSept1.1, whole genome shotgun sequence genomic window carries:
- the LOC123318408 gene encoding uncharacterized protein LOC123318408, translating to MNDGKIITHCQNYNYLGVIFDSTGTDNHEIERRITTAKKAISCLNGILWNKNITKRRKFNIYETLVKSSLLYGSENWRLTEKYKRKLEAVEMDAMRRSLRISRRERIRNETVKEMMGIEGTLMDDIEKRQLIWYGHIQRMSETRLPKQVMNWQPAERRKRGRPKTSWKQGVVKAMSTRNLQELDWEDRRRWRQGVGQRRKTF from the coding sequence ATGAatgatggaaaaataataacacaCTGCCAGAACTACAACTATCTGGGAGTTATTTTTGACTCGACCGGAACGGACAATCATGAAATAGAGAGAAGAATAACCACAGCAAAAAAAGCAATATCCTGTCTCAACGGCATATtatggaataaaaatataactaaaAGAAGAAAGTTCAACATTTATGAAACCTTAGTGAAAAGCAGTCTATTGTATGGGTCAGAGAATTGGAGACTAACTGAAAAATataagagaaaattggaagcaGTTGAAATGGACGCAATGAGAAGATCGCTCAGGATATCAAGGAGGGAAAGAATCAGAAATGAGACCGTTAAAGAAATGATGGGTATTGAAGGAACCCTAATGGATGACATCGAGAAAAGACAGCTGATATGGTACGGCCACATACAACGTATGTCAGAAACGAGACTCCCAAAGCAAGTAATGAACTGGCAGCCCGCAGAACGTAGGAAGAGAGGAAGACCAAAGACCAGTTGGAAACAGGGCGTCGTTAAAGCTATGAGCACAAGAAACTTGCAAGAACTGGACTGGGAAGATAGAAGAAGATGGAGGCAGGGCGTCGGACAACGTCGGAAGACGTTCTGA